The proteins below are encoded in one region of Williamsoniiplasma luminosum:
- a CDS encoding glycoside hydrolase family 1 protein has translation MKFIKKDFLWGGATAAYQFEGEFDKDGKSMNMGEMIPYIKLEDRASPGSKRKGFARAFVEPAIENKEGLHYPKRFGSNHYNRYKEDIDLLAEAKLDIYRMSISWGRIYPNGDESTPNPKGLEFYRNLLTYCKQKGLKIMVTMHHFDTPYPIGVKYGGWMNKQVIEMFIKYAKTLMTEFGDLVDYWLPFNEINISALVPMMGGVAFLEDHPGMSYDQLRFQTLHNQMVAQAKVVQLGHEMLNKKIFGSMIANMTAYPIDCNPINIIEWQKHQELNRYFYYDMAAIGEYPTYMLKLFEKLNVKIDTNPEEMNILKNNTVDFLSFSYYMSGTVGKTVENTSGNLSATGKNPFLKATEWGWQIDPQGLRYTLNDLWDRYHLPLFISENGMGYDDKLNDQKTVEDDYRIDYLKQHFLAIKEAIEDGVNIFGYTMWGVIDLVSGGTNEMSKRYGLVYVDYDDFHNGTGNRFKKKSFDWFKHFMESGEL, from the coding sequence ATGAAATTTATAAAAAAAGATTTTCTTTGAGGAGGAGCGACAGCTGCTTATCAATTCGAAGGTGAATTTGACAAAGATGGTAAATCTATGAATATGGGGGAAATGATCCCCTATATCAAATTAGAAGACCGTGCTTCCCCTGGTTCAAAACGCAAAGGTTTTGCAAGAGCATTTGTTGAACCAGCAATCGAAAACAAAGAAGGTTTACATTATCCAAAACGTTTTGGATCAAATCATTACAATCGATATAAAGAAGATATTGATTTATTAGCAGAAGCTAAACTTGACATTTATCGTATGTCAATTTCCTGAGGAAGAATTTATCCCAATGGAGATGAATCAACCCCAAATCCCAAAGGATTAGAATTTTATCGTAATTTGTTAACTTATTGTAAACAAAAGGGACTAAAGATTATGGTAACGATGCATCATTTTGATACACCATATCCAATTGGGGTAAAATATGGTGGTTGAATGAACAAGCAAGTAATCGAGATGTTTATTAAATATGCTAAAACTTTAATGACTGAATTTGGAGACTTGGTCGATTATTGACTACCTTTTAATGAAATTAATATTAGTGCACTTGTCCCAATGATGGGTGGGGTTGCTTTTCTTGAAGACCATCCTGGGATGAGTTATGATCAATTAAGATTTCAAACATTGCACAACCAGATGGTAGCACAAGCTAAAGTTGTGCAACTGGGACATGAAATGTTGAACAAAAAGATTTTTGGATCAATGATTGCCAACATGACAGCCTATCCAATTGATTGTAATCCAATCAATATAATTGAATGACAAAAACACCAAGAACTTAATCGTTATTTCTACTATGATATGGCAGCCATTGGTGAATATCCAACTTATATGTTGAAATTATTTGAAAAATTGAATGTCAAAATTGATACTAATCCCGAAGAAATGAATATTTTAAAAAACAATACAGTTGATTTCTTATCATTTAGTTATTACATGTCAGGAACTGTTGGAAAAACAGTTGAAAATACAAGTGGTAATTTATCAGCCACAGGAAAAAACCCATTTTTAAAAGCAACTGAGTGAGGATGACAAATTGATCCTCAAGGTTTGAGATACACATTAAATGATTTATGAGATCGTTACCATTTACCTTTATTTATTTCTGAAAATGGCATGGGTTATGATGACAAATTAAATGATCAAAAAACAGTTGAAGATGATTATAGAATTGACTATTTAAAACAACACTTTTTGGCAATTAAGGAAGCAATTGAAGATGGTGTGAATATTTTTGGTTACACCATGTGAGGTGTGATTGATTTAGTTTCAGGAGGAACTAATGAAATGTCAAAAAGATATGGTTTAGTTTATGTTGATTATGATGATTTTCACAATGGAACTGGAAATCGTTTCAAGAAAAAATCATTTGATTGATTTAAACATTTTATGGAAAGTGGTGAATTATAA
- a CDS encoding PTS transporter subunit EIIC, giving the protein MAKTKNKYDEFLKTTYEAVGGKENFGEIYHCVTRLRFKILDKTKVNEAKILEQKKQGLVKGINWLGNELQVIIGMEVSKVFDAFNNYLETLQTKPTTSGEIGEFKVEKVQGQEHLSVTNKLLNMIKGFVMPMIPAVIGLGIIVSIQAILALAKVIPSIQQMAIMDIQGQVIVANSFLQQKAEWIAQGGHNITFIIGILFYIGGTGAMSFLGILILFNGFKYLKLNPTFGAVLGFMLCAPSLILQGWNIQLVNVLDGWFKIKMGPVMGSIFVLIPAAFLFKYIKIGVDKVVPNLLNNLFAGAIALFITTVVVFIGLAPVIGIFENILGRAVNLLSEIPYGLGVMFYSLSWQFLVITGAHMTLVMLVMGPWLADSTAGMTIAIPMLMGAQIAAFGQMGAGLGIAVRTKDRMLKKQSIEAAIPCAFGVTEPMMFGVTLIRFKTLIFGCIGAGIGGLFFGIMKIPYFSQGGLGILAVMNTITGTLAGDANGGVADILWTLVTFAMAAGSACLITAFLFGQDGKVQAKQKIKKLTNLAAKYIALNNNQDLNVESFKAELAEIEKIQNDKEHIKLQQIYLKNDIKYNNFVAKLDKSEIKLDKLKEVNKSQKAITTLENKIQILKTKIAECEKQAKLQYENIVKINEQTINLINKTFENQNYDETLKALKNNYTNIINEVYKGEYQQPILEEVSLIPILKEGKAKLKIKTA; this is encoded by the coding sequence ATGGCAAAAACGAAAAATAAATATGATGAGTTTTTAAAAACCACATATGAAGCAGTTGGCGGGAAGGAAAATTTTGGTGAAATTTATCATTGTGTTACAAGGTTAAGATTTAAAATTTTAGATAAAACCAAAGTTAATGAAGCTAAAATTCTGGAGCAAAAAAAACAAGGACTGGTCAAAGGAATTAATTGATTGGGTAACGAATTACAAGTTATTATTGGGATGGAAGTTTCTAAAGTTTTTGATGCTTTTAACAATTATCTTGAAACGCTTCAAACCAAACCCACAACAAGTGGTGAAATCGGTGAATTTAAAGTTGAAAAAGTTCAAGGACAAGAACATTTAAGCGTGACAAATAAATTACTCAATATGATTAAAGGATTTGTAATGCCGATGATTCCGGCAGTTATTGGTTTGGGAATCATTGTTTCGATCCAAGCGATTTTGGCATTAGCAAAAGTAATCCCTTCAATCCAACAAATGGCAATTATGGATATTCAAGGTCAAGTAATTGTTGCAAATAGCTTTTTACAACAAAAAGCTGAATGAATTGCTCAAGGCGGTCATAATATAACATTTATTATCGGAATTCTATTTTATATTGGTGGAACTGGAGCCATGTCATTTTTAGGTATTTTAATCCTTTTCAATGGTTTTAAATATTTAAAATTAAACCCAACATTTGGTGCGGTTTTAGGCTTTATGCTTTGTGCACCATCATTAATCTTACAAGGTTGAAACATTCAACTAGTTAATGTTTTGGATGGTTGATTCAAAATTAAAATGGGACCAGTGATGGGAAGTATTTTTGTTTTAATTCCCGCAGCCTTTTTATTCAAATACATAAAAATTGGAGTTGATAAGGTTGTTCCAAACCTTTTAAATAATTTATTTGCTGGAGCAATCGCCTTGTTTATTACAACAGTTGTTGTTTTTATTGGTCTTGCACCAGTAATTGGAATTTTTGAAAATATTTTAGGACGAGCTGTGAATTTATTATCAGAAATTCCATATGGACTTGGGGTGATGTTTTATTCATTATCATGACAATTCTTAGTTATCACCGGAGCTCACATGACTTTGGTGATGCTAGTCATGGGCCCATGACTGGCTGATTCAACAGCTGGTATGACTATTGCAATTCCAATGTTGATGGGTGCTCAAATTGCAGCCTTTGGACAAATGGGGGCTGGTCTTGGAATTGCTGTTAGAACTAAAGATCGTATGTTGAAAAAACAATCAATTGAGGCAGCTATTCCATGTGCTTTCGGAGTCACAGAACCGATGATGTTTGGGGTTACACTAATTAGATTTAAAACTCTAATCTTTGGATGTATTGGTGCTGGAATTGGAGGATTATTCTTTGGAATAATGAAAATTCCTTACTTTTCACAAGGTGGACTTGGAATTTTAGCTGTGATGAATACCATCACAGGAACTCTAGCTGGTGATGCTAATGGAGGAGTTGCTGATATTTTATGAACATTAGTAACTTTTGCCATGGCTGCTGGATCAGCATGTTTAATCACTGCTTTCCTATTTGGTCAAGATGGAAAAGTTCAAGCTAAACAAAAAATCAAAAAATTAACAAATTTAGCAGCAAAATATATTGCTTTAAATAACAATCAAGATCTTAATGTTGAAAGTTTCAAAGCTGAATTAGCAGAAATTGAAAAAATTCAAAACGATAAAGAACATATTAAGTTACAACAAATTTATCTAAAAAATGATATTAAATATAATAATTTTGTTGCTAAATTAGACAAAAGCGAAATTAAATTAGATAAATTAAAAGAAGTTAACAAAAGCCAAAAAGCAATTACAACTTTAGAAAATAAAATTCAAATTTTAAAAACTAAAATTGCTGAATGTGAAAAACAAGCTAAATTACAATATGAAAATATTGTAAAAATTAATGAGCAAACAATTAATTTAATTAACAAAACTTTTGAAAATCAAAATTATGATGAAACCTTAAAAGCTTTAAAAAATAATTACACAAATATTATTAATGAAGTTTATAAAGGTGAATATCAACAACCAATTCTTGAAGAAGTCTCATTAATACCAATTCTTAAAGAAGGAAAGGCTAAATTAAAAATTAAAACAGCATAA
- a CDS encoding lipoprotein, with the protein MKKLLILLGSFGMLATTATSVVACNPQVETSIKYTKQKTIAPTGNTYFMFDKSLIKDYDKVDVVEVDENGWEAINTGSNMLTRVYLNNKFDESSNEMMFVASAGKSEGRTYVKFKGVNRYNPARYPVLFGPSFVVDIEKLDIKSINVNAYVGQTEQVIKNEIERVLSDVSGASIKENIDYKIKWPDSIMSVGAEIKIEAVKDIKAQKGSDKIYGSFIFQMKEDTRKPINNLAYKISAKVGEKVESVESRIQNEIKKLSPKAKLNEDYWIIFNNSNQNGVMMSGSVAVQTHPNSMKVKGGFEFIVFKA; encoded by the coding sequence ATGAAAAAATTATTAATCTTATTAGGGAGTTTCGGAATGCTCGCAACAACAGCAACCTCTGTTGTTGCTTGCAATCCACAAGTTGAAACTTCAATTAAATATACTAAGCAAAAAACAATTGCACCAACAGGAAATACTTACTTTATGTTTGATAAATCCTTAATTAAAGATTATGACAAAGTTGATGTTGTGGAAGTTGATGAAAATGGGTGAGAAGCAATAAATACAGGATCTAATATGTTAACTCGAGTTTATTTGAACAATAAGTTTGATGAATCTAGTAATGAAATGATGTTCGTGGCTTCGGCAGGCAAGTCTGAAGGAAGAACATACGTTAAATTTAAAGGGGTTAACCGATACAATCCAGCCCGATATCCAGTTTTATTTGGACCATCTTTTGTTGTTGATATTGAAAAATTAGACATTAAAAGCATTAATGTAAATGCATATGTTGGTCAAACCGAACAAGTAATTAAAAATGAAATTGAACGTGTATTATCCGATGTCTCTGGAGCTTCAATAAAAGAAAATATCGACTATAAAATTAAATGACCTGATTCAATTATGAGTGTTGGTGCTGAAATAAAAATTGAAGCCGTGAAAGACATTAAAGCTCAAAAAGGTTCTGACAAAATTTATGGAAGTTTTATTTTTCAGATGAAAGAAGATACCAGAAAACCGATTAATAATTTAGCTTATAAAATATCAGCAAAAGTTGGTGAAAAAGTTGAAAGTGTTGAAAGTAGAATTCAAAACGAAATCAAGAAACTATCACCCAAAGCTAAACTCAATGAGGATTATTGAATCATTTTTAATAACAGCAACCAAAATGGTGTTATGATGTCTGGAAGTGTAGCGGTTCAAACACATCCAAATTCAATGAAAGTTAAAGGCGGTTTTGAGTTCATTGTTTTCAAAGCATAG
- the udk gene encoding uridine kinase: protein MNHKPVFLIIIAGGTASGKTSVATKIANQILKDKSVSYLSMDNYYKDFSNLTLQEKQNLNFDHPNSFDVDLLCKDLIKLKNRQAIKLPQYNFVTHSREKEWTEFAPADVIILDGILALQIQEIMKLGDLKIFIKTSDDIRLIRRLERDIKERGRTFDNVIEQYLTTVKPMHDVFVEPSINQADIIIPFHDGNEIAIDLVATKVREILAK, encoded by the coding sequence ATGAACCATAAACCTGTATTTTTAATTATTATTGCTGGAGGAACTGCTTCTGGTAAAACAAGTGTTGCTACTAAAATTGCAAATCAAATTTTGAAAGATAAATCAGTGAGTTATTTATCAATGGATAACTATTATAAGGATTTTTCAAATTTAACTTTGCAAGAAAAACAAAACTTAAACTTTGATCACCCAAATAGTTTTGATGTTGACCTTTTGTGTAAAGATTTAATCAAACTAAAAAATCGCCAAGCAATTAAACTGCCACAATATAATTTTGTCACTCATTCTCGTGAAAAAGAATGAACAGAATTTGCTCCAGCTGATGTCATAATTTTAGATGGAATTTTAGCTTTACAAATTCAAGAAATTATGAAATTAGGAGATTTAAAAATTTTCATCAAAACAAGTGATGATATTCGTTTAATCAGAAGATTAGAGCGTGATATCAAAGAACGTGGTCGTACTTTTGACAATGTGATTGAACAATATTTAACCACAGTTAAACCGATGCATGATGTTTTTGTTGAACCAAGTATTAATCAAGCAGATATAATCATTCCTTTTCATGACGGAAATGAGATTGCCATTGATCTTGTTGCAACAAAAGTGCGAGAAATCTTAGCAAAATAA